The Gemmatimonadota bacterium genome has a segment encoding these proteins:
- a CDS encoding DUF839 domain-containing protein, with amino-acid sequence MAEEVITASFRDPQYPDIERGLIYEYNPTTGDVKALPAVGARSHEGLRFDSQGNLYGISESRGIANAGKPGESGAIFKFVPTRKGDLSAGKLYALKVRNGQTRTGEATWVELKLDQTTFDSDAAAQAVGATGWDRPEDVEITRQGTSDVMYVGVTESSNLAKNNGLRAQDRAPVEQLCHGEQLCVAGGERAERSRRSGVGLRRRPWL; translated from the coding sequence ATGGCCGAGGAAGTGATCACGGCCAGCTTCCGCGATCCGCAGTATCCCGACATCGAGCGTGGGTTGATCTACGAGTACAACCCGACGACCGGTGACGTGAAGGCCCTGCCGGCGGTTGGTGCGCGGTCGCACGAAGGGTTGCGCTTTGACAGCCAGGGGAACTTGTACGGCATCTCCGAGTCGCGCGGCATTGCCAACGCCGGGAAGCCTGGCGAGTCCGGCGCCATCTTCAAGTTTGTCCCGACGCGGAAGGGCGACCTGTCCGCGGGCAAGCTCTACGCGCTCAAGGTGCGCAACGGGCAGACGCGCACGGGTGAGGCGACCTGGGTGGAGCTGAAGCTCGACCAGACGACCTTCGACTCCGATGCGGCCGCGCAGGCGGTGGGCGCGACGGGCTGGGATCGTCCCGAAGACGTGGAAATCACCCGTCAGGGCACTTCCGACGTGATGTACGTGGGTGTCACCGAGAGCTCCAACCTGGCCAAGAACAACGGGCTCCGTGCTCAAGATCGTGCTCCGGTCGAACAGCTTTGCCATGGTGAGCAACTATGTGTTGCCGGGGGTGAACGCGCCGAGCGAAGTCGCCGATCCGGTGTGGGGCTCCGACGCCGGCCTTGGCTTTGA